The Pseudomonas sp. DG56-2 genome contains a region encoding:
- a CDS encoding CPBP family intramembrane glutamic endopeptidase: MPASQWIGLALLGLGYVYSLIHGNLGLLALPTLIALLCTGLLVNRAARWQQIIGHALFVLLALGLALHWLPGFQGSKVIDKALWSEGAVPFTMYLNLDKPLIGFWLLLACPWVLAMGGKRLLPSLAATLPAVIAACLGGAWLVGIITWTPKWPEQAWLWMLNNLLLVSLTEELLFRGYIQGGLQRLLKNQHLALFFAAGLFALAHLGAGWLWVVLAFVAGIGYGLAYRYGGLFAAILCHFGLNLAHFAGFTYPMLAPS, encoded by the coding sequence ATGCCTGCCTCCCAATGGATCGGACTGGCCCTGCTGGGTCTTGGTTACGTCTACTCGCTCATTCATGGCAACCTGGGTTTACTCGCCCTGCCCACGCTGATCGCGTTGTTGTGCACAGGCTTGCTGGTCAACCGCGCGGCGCGCTGGCAACAAATAATCGGTCATGCCCTGTTCGTGCTCCTGGCACTGGGCCTGGCGTTGCACTGGCTGCCTGGATTCCAGGGCAGCAAGGTCATCGACAAAGCACTCTGGAGCGAAGGCGCGGTGCCCTTCACCATGTACCTGAATCTGGACAAGCCGCTTATTGGCTTTTGGTTGCTGCTAGCCTGCCCGTGGGTACTGGCAATGGGCGGCAAGCGCCTGCTGCCAAGCCTGGCGGCTACCCTACCGGCGGTGATTGCCGCCTGCCTGGGCGGCGCCTGGTTGGTGGGGATTATTACCTGGACACCGAAATGGCCAGAACAAGCCTGGCTGTGGATGCTCAACAATCTGCTGCTGGTCAGCCTGACCGAAGAGCTGCTGTTTCGCGGTTACATTCAGGGCGGCTTGCAACGTTTGCTCAAGAATCAGCACCTGGCACTGTTTTTTGCTGCCGGCCTGTTTGCACTGGCTCATCTTGGTGCCGGCTGGTTGTGGGTAGTGCTGGCGTTCGTGGCGGGTATCGGTTATGGCCTGGCGTATCGCTATGGAGGCCTGTTCGCTGCAATACTCTGCCATTTCGGCCTAAACCTCGCACATTTCGCCGGCTTTACCTACCCAATGCTAGCCCCGTCGTGA
- the acnA gene encoding aconitate hydratase AcnA: MPSLDSLKTLKSLPVADRTYAYFSLTEATKSLGDLQRLPMSLKVLLENLLRWEDGKTVTQADLRALADWLKERRSDREIQYRPARVLMQDFTGVPAVVDLAAMRAAMAKAGGDPQRINPLSPVDLVIDHSVMVDRYASQEAFAENVDIEMQRNGERYAFLRWGQNAFDNFSVVPPGTGICHQVNLEYLGRTVWTREEDGRTYAFPDTLVGTDSHTTMINGLGVLGWGVGGIEAEAAMLGQPVSMLIPEVIGFKLTGKLREGITATDLVLTVTQMLRKKGVVGKFVEFYGDGLADLPLADRATIANMAPEYGATCGFFPVDQVTLDYLRLSGRPNETVQLVEAYCKEQGLWRLPGQEPAFTDTLALDMHEVEASLAGPKRPQDRVALSQVSQAFDGFLGLQLRASNKEVGRLESEGGGGVAVGNADQAGEVSYEHGGQHHLLRDGAVVIAAITSCTNTSNPSVMMAAGLVAKKAIEKGLQRKPWVKSSLAPGSKVVTDYYKAAGLTRYLDELGFDLVGYGCTTCIGNSGPLDEVIEKAITGADLTVASVLSGNRNFEGRVHPLVKTNWLASPPLVVAYALAGTVRLDLSTEALGTGSDGQPVYLRDIWPSQQEIADAVAKVDTAMFHKEYAEVFAGDAQWQAIEVPQAATYVWQEDSTYIQHPPFFDEITGPLPVIEDIHGARVLALLGDSVTTDHISPAGNIKVDSPAGRYLRDKGVEPRDFNSYGSRRGNHEVMMRGTFANIRIRNEMLGGEEGGNTLYVPTGEKMAIYDAAMRYQAEGTALVVVAGQEYGTGSSRDWAAKGTNLLGIKAVLAESFERIHRSNLVGMGVLPLQFLSGQTRKSLGLDGSEHIDILGLSNARIQPHMHLEVKITRQDGTQEQIKMLCRIDTLNEVEYFKAGGILHYVLRQLIAS; encoded by the coding sequence ATGCCCTCGCTAGATAGCCTGAAAACGTTAAAGTCATTACCGGTCGCTGACCGCACTTACGCATACTTCAGTCTCACTGAAGCGACAAAGAGCCTCGGCGACCTGCAGCGCTTGCCGATGTCGCTGAAAGTGCTGCTGGAAAACCTGTTGCGCTGGGAAGATGGCAAAACCGTCACCCAGGCCGACCTCCGCGCCCTCGCCGACTGGCTCAAGGAGCGTCGTTCCGACCGAGAGATCCAGTACCGCCCGGCACGGGTGCTGATGCAGGACTTCACTGGTGTGCCGGCAGTGGTCGACCTGGCAGCCATGCGTGCGGCCATGGCCAAGGCCGGTGGCGATCCGCAACGAATCAACCCGCTGTCGCCGGTCGATCTGGTGATCGACCACTCGGTCATGGTGGACCGCTACGCCAGCCAAGAGGCGTTCGCCGAAAACGTCGACATCGAAATGCAGCGCAATGGCGAGCGTTACGCCTTCCTGCGCTGGGGTCAGAATGCCTTCGACAACTTCAGCGTGGTGCCGCCCGGCACCGGCATCTGTCACCAGGTCAACCTGGAGTACCTGGGACGAACCGTCTGGACCCGTGAAGAAGACGGCCGCACCTATGCCTTTCCCGACACCCTGGTCGGCACCGACTCGCACACCACCATGATCAATGGCCTGGGCGTGCTGGGCTGGGGCGTGGGCGGGATCGAGGCCGAGGCAGCCATGCTCGGTCAACCGGTCTCGATGCTGATTCCCGAGGTCATTGGCTTCAAACTCACCGGCAAACTGCGCGAAGGTATTACGGCTACCGACCTGGTGCTGACCGTTACCCAGATGCTGCGCAAAAAAGGTGTGGTCGGTAAGTTTGTCGAATTCTACGGCGATGGCCTGGCCGACCTGCCTCTGGCCGACCGTGCAACGATCGCCAACATGGCTCCCGAATACGGTGCCACCTGCGGCTTCTTCCCTGTCGACCAGGTGACACTCGACTACCTGCGCCTGTCCGGGCGGCCCAATGAAACGGTGCAACTGGTTGAGGCCTACTGCAAGGAACAAGGCCTGTGGCGCTTGCCAGGCCAGGAGCCGGCGTTCACCGACACCCTGGCGTTGGACATGCATGAAGTCGAAGCCAGTCTCGCCGGCCCCAAGCGCCCTCAGGACCGGGTTGCCCTGTCGCAGGTCAGCCAGGCTTTTGACGGGTTCCTCGGCTTGCAGCTACGTGCGTCGAACAAAGAAGTCGGGCGACTGGAGAGTGAAGGCGGCGGGGGCGTAGCCGTCGGCAATGCCGACCAGGCTGGCGAAGTCAGTTATGAACATGGCGGCCAGCATCATTTACTGCGCGACGGCGCCGTGGTAATCGCCGCGATCACCTCCTGCACCAACACCTCCAACCCCAGCGTCATGATGGCCGCCGGGCTGGTAGCGAAAAAGGCGATCGAAAAAGGCCTGCAGCGCAAACCCTGGGTCAAGAGCTCCCTGGCTCCTGGTTCCAAGGTAGTGACTGACTACTACAAGGCGGCCGGCCTCACACGCTACCTGGATGAACTGGGTTTTGACCTGGTGGGGTACGGTTGCACCACGTGCATTGGTAACTCCGGCCCGCTTGACGAAGTCATCGAGAAGGCCATTACCGGTGCCGACCTCACCGTCGCCTCGGTGTTGTCGGGCAACCGCAACTTTGAAGGCCGGGTGCATCCGCTGGTGAAAACCAATTGGTTGGCCTCTCCACCATTGGTGGTGGCCTACGCCCTGGCAGGAACCGTGCGTCTGGATTTGAGCACCGAAGCGCTGGGCACCGGCAGCGATGGCCAGCCGGTATACCTGCGCGACATCTGGCCGAGCCAACAGGAAATTGCCGACGCCGTTGCCAAGGTCGATACCGCCATGTTCCACAAGGAGTACGCCGAAGTTTTCGCGGGCGACGCCCAGTGGCAAGCGATTGAAGTACCGCAAGCCGCAACGTATGTCTGGCAGGAAGACTCGACCTACATCCAGCATCCACCGTTCTTCGATGAAATCACCGGACCCCTTCCGGTTATCGAGGACATCCATGGCGCGCGAGTCCTGGCGCTGCTCGGCGACTCGGTCACCACCGACCACATTTCCCCGGCCGGTAATATCAAAGTCGACAGCCCAGCGGGTCGCTACTTGCGCGACAAAGGCGTCGAACCACGCGATTTCAACTCCTACGGCTCTCGACGCGGTAACCATGAGGTGATGATGCGTGGCACCTTCGCCAACATCCGCATCCGCAACGAGATGCTTGGTGGCGAAGAAGGCGGCAATACGCTGTATGTGCCGACTGGCGAAAAAATGGCGATCTACGATGCAGCCATGCGCTACCAGGCAGAAGGCACTGCGCTGGTGGTTGTCGCCGGCCAGGAATATGGCACCGGCTCCAGTCGCGACTGGGCAGCCAAGGGTACCAACCTGCTGGGTATCAAGGCAGTACTGGCAGAAAGCTTCGAGCGAATCCATCGCTCGAATCTGGTGGGCATGGGCGTGCTGCCCTTGCAGTTCCTCAGCGGACAGACGCGCAAGAGCCTTGGCCTCGATGGCAGTGAACACATCGATATCCTTGGCCTGAGCAATGCGCGGATCCAGCCCCATATGCACCTGGAGGTGAAGATCACGCGTCAAGATGGCACTCAGGAGCAGATCAAGATGCTGTGCCGCATCGATACCCTCAACGAGGTGGAGTACTTCAAGGCAGGCGGCATCCTGCATTACGTGCTGCGGCAATTGATCGCATCCTGA
- a CDS encoding glutaredoxin family protein: MLPECQLYGTLGCHLCEVAEALLMPFVEHGLLVELVDIAENEFWVEQYGLKIPVLRRCDTGAELNWPFDADQVVAFLR, translated from the coding sequence ATGCTTCCTGAATGCCAACTGTACGGCACCCTGGGTTGTCACCTGTGTGAAGTGGCAGAAGCCTTGTTGATGCCTTTCGTCGAGCATGGCCTGTTGGTCGAGCTGGTTGATATTGCCGAGAACGAATTCTGGGTCGAGCAATACGGCCTGAAAATCCCGGTGCTACGCCGCTGTGATACCGGCGCCGAGTTGAACTGGCCGTTCGATGCCGATCAAGTGGTGGCATTTCTGCGCTGA
- the rlmM gene encoding 23S rRNA (cytidine(2498)-2'-O)-methyltransferase RlmM — protein MNTLFMHCRPGFESEVCSEIAEHAARLNVPGYAKAKPQTACAEFICNDAEGAERLMGELRFGQLIFPRQWARGSFIELPETDRISVLLDFLAEYPQCGSLWLEVMDTNDGKELSTFCRKFEVPLRKALSKAGRLVEDASKPRLLLTFVSGRRVFAGIAAADNSAMWPMGIPRLKFPREAPSRSTLKLEEAWHHFIPRDQWEARLSDDMTGVDLGAAPGGWTYQLVKRGMLVTAIDNGPMAESLMDTGLVQHLMADGFTYKPKQIVDWMVCDIVEKPARSAALLETWLGEGLCREAVVNLKLPMKQRYAEVRRLLDRIEEGFKARKVKVSIGCKQLYHDREEVTCHLRRLDLKPR, from the coding sequence ATGAATACCCTGTTTATGCACTGCCGGCCCGGCTTCGAAAGTGAAGTGTGTTCGGAAATCGCCGAACATGCCGCCCGGCTGAACGTTCCCGGTTACGCCAAGGCCAAGCCGCAAACCGCGTGTGCCGAGTTCATCTGCAACGACGCTGAAGGGGCCGAGCGCCTGATGGGCGAGCTGCGCTTTGGCCAACTGATCTTTCCCCGTCAGTGGGCGCGCGGCAGTTTCATCGAGCTGCCGGAAACCGACCGAATCAGTGTGCTGCTCGACTTTCTGGCCGAGTACCCGCAGTGCGGCAGCCTTTGGCTGGAAGTAATGGACACCAACGACGGAAAAGAGCTTTCGACGTTTTGCCGCAAGTTCGAAGTGCCCCTGCGCAAGGCCTTGAGCAAGGCCGGGCGCCTGGTTGAAGACGCCAGCAAACCACGTTTGTTGCTGACCTTCGTCAGCGGCCGACGGGTGTTCGCAGGCATTGCCGCCGCAGACAATTCGGCCATGTGGCCAATGGGTATCCCACGTCTGAAATTCCCTCGTGAAGCGCCCAGCCGCTCGACCCTCAAGCTGGAAGAGGCTTGGCATCATTTCATTCCTCGGGACCAGTGGGAGGCGCGACTGTCCGATGACATGACGGGCGTAGACCTGGGCGCGGCACCCGGCGGCTGGACCTACCAATTGGTCAAGCGTGGCATGCTGGTCACCGCCATCGATAACGGACCGATGGCGGAAAGTCTGATGGATACCGGGCTGGTGCAGCACCTGATGGCCGACGGTTTTACCTACAAGCCCAAGCAGATTGTGGACTGGATGGTCTGCGATATCGTCGAAAAACCGGCGCGCAGTGCTGCGTTGCTGGAGACCTGGTTGGGCGAAGGTCTGTGCCGCGAAGCGGTGGTCAACCTCAAGTTGCCGATGAAGCAGCGTTATGCCGAAGTGCGGCGCTTGCTCGACCGCATCGAGGAAGGCTTCAAGGCGCGCAAGGTCAAGGTTTCAATCGGCTGCAAGCAGCTGTACCACGACCGCGAAGAGGTAACCTGCCACTTGCGTCGGCTGGATTTGAAACCACGCTGA
- a CDS encoding pseudouridine synthase — MAIAPFDPAQHQASTVCLPPGNWVTVLDCLSEHFKAIGREQWLDRIARGRVLDAHGQPISATLAYKPGLRIHYFREVPNEKVIPFQEQILHVDEHLVVADKPHFLPVTPTGEYVEHTLLRRLIRRLDNPSLVPLHRIDRHTAGLVLFSANPQSRSAYQSLFPNRQIDKQYQAIAPALAHLQFPRVHKSRMVNGEPFFRMQEVEGQSNSETLARVLEKNGELWRYALSPITGKTHQLRVHMTALGASICNDPFYPQVLQEQDDYSKPLKLLARSLRFNDPLSGEERYFESRLTLDW; from the coding sequence ATGGCCATTGCCCCTTTCGATCCGGCCCAGCACCAAGCCAGTACGGTCTGCCTGCCGCCTGGCAACTGGGTCACCGTGCTTGACTGCCTGAGCGAGCACTTCAAGGCCATTGGACGCGAACAGTGGCTGGATCGTATCGCCCGTGGGCGAGTACTCGATGCCCATGGGCAGCCCATCAGTGCCACATTGGCCTACAAGCCAGGCCTGCGTATCCACTATTTTCGCGAAGTACCCAACGAGAAAGTGATTCCGTTCCAGGAGCAGATCCTGCACGTCGACGAGCACCTCGTAGTGGCAGACAAACCGCACTTTCTGCCGGTCACGCCGACTGGCGAGTATGTCGAGCACACGTTATTGCGTCGGCTGATCCGGCGCCTCGACAACCCCAGCCTGGTGCCTTTGCACCGTATTGATCGACACACCGCCGGCCTGGTGTTGTTCTCCGCGAACCCGCAGAGCCGCTCAGCCTATCAATCGCTGTTTCCCAATCGGCAGATCGACAAGCAGTACCAGGCTATTGCGCCAGCACTGGCGCACCTGCAGTTTCCACGGGTGCACAAGAGCCGAATGGTGAATGGCGAACCATTCTTTCGCATGCAGGAAGTCGAGGGGCAAAGCAACAGCGAAACCCTGGCACGGGTGCTGGAGAAGAATGGCGAGCTCTGGCGGTATGCGCTGTCGCCGATTACCGGCAAGACTCACCAGTTGCGCGTGCACATGACGGCCCTTGGGGCGAGTATTTGCAACGATCCGTTCTATCCGCAGGTGCTGCAGGAGCAGGATGACTACAGCAAGCCGTTGAAGCTACTGGCGCGGAGTTTGCGATTCAACGATCCGCTAAGTGGTGAAGAACGTTATTTCGAAAGTCGGCTGACGCTCGACTGGTAG
- a CDS encoding transcriptional regulator, with the protein MVNVEQLKYTVNRMPIDRVSEAVLELRLDGLVLEGKTPFNKLHFNTCFAEIEALFQRAGYHRALDVVGYQGLLYALYDPGRWEAVDVLRWLKEFTEAAATQTG; encoded by the coding sequence ATGGTCAATGTCGAACAACTGAAATACACCGTTAACCGCATGCCTATCGACAGGGTGAGCGAAGCGGTGCTCGAGTTGCGCCTCGACGGTCTGGTGCTGGAGGGCAAGACGCCCTTCAACAAACTGCACTTCAATACCTGTTTTGCCGAGATCGAAGCGTTGTTCCAGCGCGCCGGCTACCATCGCGCTCTTGACGTGGTCGGTTATCAGGGTTTGCTGTATGCACTTTATGACCCAGGTCGCTGGGAAGCGGTCGATGTTCTGCGTTGGCTCAAGGAATTCACCGAGGCCGCTGCAACCCAGACTGGCTGA
- the tusA gene encoding sulfurtransferase TusA, with translation MTDFTPDAVLDATGLNCPEPVMMLHQHVRDLAAGGLLKVIATDPSTRRDIPKFCVFLGHELVQQQEDAGTYLYWIRKKLD, from the coding sequence ATGACTGATTTCACCCCGGACGCGGTTCTCGACGCCACCGGCCTCAACTGCCCTGAGCCGGTAATGATGTTGCACCAGCACGTTCGTGACCTGGCCGCGGGCGGCTTGCTCAAAGTTATCGCCACCGATCCATCGACGCGCCGTGATATCCCCAAGTTCTGCGTGTTCCTGGGCCATGAACTGGTCCAGCAACAGGAAGATGCCGGCACCTACCTGTACTGGATCCGCAAGAAACTCGACTAA
- a CDS encoding D-Ala-D-Ala carboxypeptidase family metallohydrolase, translating into MNLSEHFTLAEMTASQSAVRLGIDNSPSVETLDNLRRLCALLEQVRLLVEKPVLVSSGYRSTELNRIIGGAPQSAHMQGLAADINVPGMSPATLARCVAGSPLMFDQLIIEFDQWVHLGLAEGLQRRQLLTIRKGSGYLPGLV; encoded by the coding sequence ATGAACCTCAGCGAGCATTTCACCCTGGCCGAAATGACGGCATCGCAAAGCGCTGTGCGCTTGGGTATCGATAATTCACCCAGCGTAGAAACCCTCGACAACCTTCGCCGATTATGCGCGCTTCTGGAACAAGTACGCCTGCTGGTGGAAAAGCCGGTTTTGGTCAGCAGCGGTTACCGCAGTACCGAGTTGAATCGCATCATCGGCGGGGCACCCCAAAGTGCGCATATGCAGGGTCTTGCCGCAGACATCAACGTGCCGGGCATGAGCCCTGCAACCTTGGCGCGGTGTGTGGCAGGCAGTCCATTGATGTTTGATCAATTGATTATTGAATTCGATCAGTGGGTGCACCTTGGTCTTGCCGAGGGCCTGCAAAGGCGGCAATTGCTGACGATACGCAAGGGGTCTGGCTACCTTCCGGGGCTGGTCTGA
- a CDS encoding PAS domain-containing methyl-accepting chemotaxis protein — MRNNQPITQRERTFPAQQRLISTTNAKGVITYCNDAFVEISGFSREELIRAPHNLVRHPDVPPAVFAHMWNTLKQGLPWMGIVKNRCKNGDHYWVNAYVTPVLENNQVVGYESVRIKPTAEQIRRAEALYQRINQGRAAIPRRDRWLPVVQDWLPFILVSQVGFLIGNWLGHSWGFALAAALSVPLGLLGLSWQQRGLKRLLRLAEQATSDPLIAQMYTDSRGVQARLEMAMLSQDARMKTCLTRLQDTAEHLNEQARQSDTLAHNSSSGLERQRVETEQVAAAVNQMAATTQEVANHVQRTADATQEANRLTSRGRNIAGETRDAIQRLSSAVGETGLTVTQLARDSDEIGGVVDVIKGIADQTNLLALNAAIEAARAGEMGRGFAVVADEVRQLAQRTSESTGQIHGLIAKLQQTASNAVQTMEAGHRQAEEGVARVMEADQALVGISEAVANITDMTTQIAAATEEQTAVADEISRNISTIAELADQTSEQAQHSALLSEELNQTATTQYSLVERFNR; from the coding sequence ATGCGTAACAACCAGCCAATAACTCAGCGCGAACGGACTTTCCCTGCTCAACAACGCTTGATCTCGACCACCAATGCCAAGGGTGTCATCACCTACTGCAACGATGCCTTCGTCGAAATCAGTGGTTTTTCCCGTGAGGAACTGATCCGCGCGCCCCATAACCTGGTGCGCCATCCAGACGTCCCGCCTGCGGTGTTCGCCCACATGTGGAACACGCTCAAACAAGGTCTGCCATGGATGGGCATCGTCAAGAACCGCTGCAAGAATGGCGACCATTACTGGGTCAACGCCTACGTCACCCCGGTGCTCGAGAACAACCAGGTGGTCGGCTACGAATCGGTGCGTATCAAACCGACCGCCGAGCAGATTCGTCGCGCCGAAGCGCTTTATCAGCGCATCAACCAAGGGCGCGCGGCGATTCCACGTCGCGACCGTTGGTTGCCGGTAGTGCAAGACTGGCTGCCCTTCATTCTGGTCAGCCAGGTCGGTTTCCTGATCGGCAACTGGCTCGGTCACTCCTGGGGCTTCGCCTTGGCGGCAGCACTGTCGGTGCCACTGGGGCTGCTGGGGTTGAGCTGGCAGCAGCGTGGACTCAAACGTCTGCTACGCCTGGCTGAACAAGCCACATCCGACCCGCTGATCGCGCAAATGTACACGGACAGTCGTGGCGTCCAGGCGCGCCTGGAAATGGCCATGCTCAGCCAGGATGCACGGATGAAAACCTGCCTGACGCGTCTGCAAGATACCGCAGAGCATCTCAACGAGCAGGCTCGGCAATCCGACACCCTGGCCCACAACAGCTCCTCGGGGCTGGAGCGCCAGCGAGTCGAAACCGAACAAGTCGCCGCTGCGGTCAACCAGATGGCAGCCACCACCCAGGAAGTGGCCAATCATGTGCAGCGTACGGCCGATGCGACTCAAGAAGCCAACCGCCTGACCAGCCGTGGCCGCAATATCGCTGGCGAAACGCGCGACGCCATCCAGCGCCTGTCGTCAGCTGTAGGTGAAACCGGCCTGACCGTGACTCAATTGGCCCGTGACAGTGACGAAATCGGCGGCGTGGTCGATGTCATCAAAGGCATCGCCGACCAAACCAACCTGCTGGCCCTCAACGCTGCGATCGAAGCGGCGCGTGCTGGCGAGATGGGGCGTGGGTTTGCCGTCGTGGCCGACGAAGTTCGTCAACTGGCACAACGCACCAGCGAATCGACCGGTCAGATCCACGGGCTGATTGCCAAGCTGCAACAAACCGCCAGCAATGCCGTACAGACCATGGAGGCGGGTCATCGCCAAGCCGAGGAAGGTGTCGCCCGGGTGATGGAAGCGGACCAGGCGCTGGTGGGCATAAGCGAAGCGGTGGCCAACATCACAGACATGACCACGCAGATCGCTGCTGCCACCGAAGAGCAGACTGCCGTAGCCGACGAGATCAGCCGCAATATCAGCACAATCGCCGAACTGGCAGATCAAACCTCCGAGCAGGCCCAGCACTCGGCGCTGCTCAGCGAAGAATTGAACCAGACGGCGACTACTCAATACTCGCTGGTCGAGCGCTTCAACCGCTGA
- a CDS encoding MATE family efflux transporter yields the protein MISDALSPSLSRAARVRVELRSLLLLATPIIIAQLATTAMGFVDAVMAGRVSPRDLAAVALGNSIWIPVFLLMTGILLATTPKVAQRFGAGQHAEIGPLVRQALWLAVTVGLIASALLICAEPVLQVMKVDPQLIEPSLGYLQGIAFGFPGIALYYVLRCYSDGLGHTRPSMVIGCLGLLLNIPLNYVLIYGHLGLPAMGGVGCGWASGIVMWFMALAMAAWTRWAPAYEKSRVLVNFERPQWPVIKRLTGVGLPIGIAVFAESSIFAVIALLIGSLGPTVVAGHQIALNISSLLFMIPYSLGMAVTVRVGQALGAGAPHQARFAALVGLAAALVFACFSASLILLMREPIASIYTPDTTVIQIAAMLIVYAALYQFSDAIQVIAAGALRGYQDTRVTMILTLFAYWGIGLPVGYVLGLTDYWGPASGPNGLWEGLIAGLTCAAVMLSIRLARSSNKHIRRAHRA from the coding sequence ATGATCAGCGACGCTCTATCTCCTTCCTTATCCCGCGCTGCCCGGGTGCGCGTAGAACTGCGCAGCCTGTTGTTGCTGGCAACGCCGATTATCATTGCGCAACTGGCGACCACGGCCATGGGCTTCGTCGATGCGGTGATGGCCGGACGGGTGAGTCCGCGCGATCTTGCAGCCGTAGCATTGGGCAACTCGATCTGGATTCCGGTGTTCCTGCTCATGACCGGTATTCTGCTCGCCACCACGCCTAAGGTAGCCCAGCGTTTTGGTGCCGGGCAGCATGCTGAAATCGGTCCGCTGGTGCGCCAGGCGCTGTGGTTGGCGGTCACCGTCGGCCTGATTGCCAGCGCTTTGCTGATCTGTGCCGAGCCGGTCCTGCAAGTGATGAAAGTCGACCCGCAGCTGATCGAACCGAGTCTGGGCTACCTGCAAGGCATCGCCTTTGGTTTTCCCGGTATCGCACTCTATTACGTGCTGCGTTGCTACAGCGATGGCCTTGGCCATACCCGCCCGAGCATGGTCATTGGCTGCCTCGGCTTGTTGCTGAACATTCCGCTCAACTATGTGCTGATCTATGGTCACCTCGGCCTCCCGGCCATGGGCGGCGTTGGCTGTGGCTGGGCCAGCGGTATCGTCATGTGGTTCATGGCCCTGGCCATGGCTGCCTGGACCCGCTGGGCCCCGGCTTACGAAAAGAGTCGGGTACTGGTCAACTTCGAGCGCCCGCAATGGCCAGTCATCAAGCGCTTGACGGGCGTCGGACTGCCAATTGGCATCGCGGTGTTTGCCGAGTCGAGCATCTTCGCGGTAATTGCCCTACTGATCGGCAGCCTCGGCCCGACGGTGGTGGCTGGCCATCAGATCGCCCTGAACATCAGCTCCCTGCTGTTTATGATCCCGTACTCACTGGGCATGGCCGTGACGGTACGGGTCGGCCAGGCATTGGGCGCCGGGGCGCCGCATCAGGCACGCTTTGCCGCCCTCGTGGGACTGGCGGCGGCACTGGTCTTCGCCTGTTTCTCGGCCAGCCTGATCTTGCTGATGCGTGAGCCGATCGCTTCGATCTACACCCCTGACACGACGGTTATCCAGATTGCCGCCATGCTTATCGTGTACGCCGCGCTGTATCAGTTTTCCGATGCCATCCAGGTGATTGCAGCGGGCGCCTTGCGTGGCTATCAAGACACGCGAGTGACAATGATCCTTACCCTGTTCGCCTACTGGGGCATCGGCTTGCCGGTGGGCTACGTGCTCGGCCTGACCGATTACTGGGGCCCAGCCAGCGGTCCCAACGGTTTGTGGGAAGGGCTGATTGCCGGTTTGACGTGCGCAGCGGTGATGCTGTCCATTCGTCTGGCACGCAGCAGTAACAAACACATTCGCCGGGCGCATCGCGCTTAG